One window of Nostoc sp. C052 genomic DNA carries:
- a CDS encoding Tudor-knot domain-containing protein: protein MDKSIIQLVDELPTDNITVKVLKALDYVAPGEWSNLTGFDNSIRTITGETDAKVIQKIRDRAVSVYEDPQKGYQFAIKLYQTIDKADTAMAAAALANKVSEKIGFLSFLGKITPKADVTQSIDLALKIAVEIIAFCKINGIPQPNPQEFANSLANNYQNASLMRMIALVCLDGILPLGPDFLSKIHGVISGTDASAITQNPVFLAVNNFLPGNNPSDKVGFISQGFNSVQGWMNDLVSKTGITPQSISSNLGNFIQIADDNLDFVAAFLDQTTNYYEHTGTQTVARNLILQAYALVKEEIKQEEQKPIQDVSSAVKSDKNQYEVSKTVEVWDNDDEDWYQGTIEKIQDDQFFIHYLGYGSSYDEWVGEDDIRTRDLRATDDNGYAVGQKVKCWDDEQEAWYSATIEQIQGKQYFVHYVGYDSSYDEWVDNDEIS, encoded by the coding sequence ATGGACAAATCGATTATTCAGTTGGTTGACGAATTACCAACTGACAATATTACTGTCAAAGTTTTAAAGGCTCTTGATTATGTAGCACCAGGGGAATGGAGCAATTTGACGGGGTTTGACAATAGTATTCGCACCATTACTGGAGAAACTGATGCTAAGGTAATCCAGAAAATCCGCGATCGCGCCGTTAGCGTATACGAAGATCCTCAAAAAGGCTACCAGTTTGCAATCAAACTTTATCAAACAATTGATAAGGCAGACACAGCAATGGCAGCAGCGGCTTTAGCGAATAAAGTTAGTGAGAAAATCGGCTTTCTCTCTTTTTTAGGCAAAATTACTCCCAAAGCGGATGTCACTCAATCCATTGACTTAGCACTAAAAATAGCTGTCGAAATCATTGCCTTTTGCAAAATAAACGGCATTCCTCAACCTAATCCCCAAGAGTTTGCTAATTCCCTGGCTAATAACTATCAAAATGCGTCCCTAATGCGGATGATTGCTCTAGTTTGTCTAGATGGAATTCTACCCTTAGGCCCCGATTTCCTGAGCAAAATTCACGGAGTTATTAGCGGCACTGATGCTAGTGCAATAACTCAAAATCCAGTTTTCTTAGCCGTTAATAACTTTCTTCCAGGTAATAATCCTTCTGATAAAGTTGGTTTTATCAGTCAGGGTTTCAACTCAGTGCAAGGCTGGATGAATGACTTAGTATCCAAAACAGGCATCACCCCGCAATCAATTTCTAGTAATTTGGGTAATTTTATCCAGATTGCTGATGATAATTTAGATTTTGTCGCAGCATTCCTAGACCAAACTACCAATTACTACGAGCATACAGGAACTCAAACTGTCGCTCGTAATTTGATTTTGCAAGCTTATGCCTTAGTAAAAGAAGAAATCAAACAAGAAGAGCAAAAGCCGATTCAAGATGTTTCATCTGCTGTCAAGTCAGATAAGAATCAGTATGAAGTAAGTAAAACCGTGGAAGTCTGGGATAATGATGACGAGGATTGGTATCAGGGAACAATTGAGAAAATCCAAGATGACCAATTCTTTATTCATTACCTTGGTTACGGTTCATCTTATGACGAGTGGGTAGGTGAAGATGACATTCGCACTCGCGATCTTCGTGCTACTGATGACAATGGATATGCAGTCGGTCAAAAGGTTAAATGTTGGGATGATGAGCAAGAGGCTTGGTATTCTGCAACAATTGAGCAAATCCAAGGTAAGCAATACTTTGTTCACTACGTTGGTTATGACTCATCTTATGATGAGTGGGTTGATAACGATGAGATTTCCTAA
- a CDS encoding DUF2808 domain-containing protein, with the protein MKYVNRFFSTLFVVSTGLYLLPHSVADAVTLSNGTIAFAEPPRLVSASTPYRDTSIPNTTYYFTLEVPATAGEPLQEVTFNQIQGSEDIEFNQKDTFAFEGTRNQQGSKLALKTVKGNDKQQTITVTFDTPIAPGKTVTIGLQTYENPFNDGVYLFDVKAFPSGEKTVGQSLGIGRFQFYGPMGTEN; encoded by the coding sequence ATGAAATACGTAAATCGTTTTTTTAGTACTCTATTTGTTGTCAGCACTGGACTATATTTACTACCTCATTCGGTAGCCGATGCAGTTACCTTAAGCAATGGCACGATCGCCTTTGCTGAACCACCACGTTTAGTTAGTGCCAGCACTCCATACCGCGATACAAGTATTCCCAATACGACGTACTATTTCACGCTGGAAGTGCCAGCGACAGCCGGGGAACCCTTGCAGGAGGTTACTTTTAACCAGATTCAAGGGAGTGAAGATATTGAATTCAATCAAAAAGATACTTTTGCCTTTGAAGGGACACGCAATCAACAAGGTTCAAAGTTGGCACTCAAAACTGTAAAAGGTAACGACAAACAGCAGACTATCACAGTAACCTTTGATACTCCCATAGCACCAGGTAAGACGGTTACTATTGGTCTGCAAACTTACGAGAATCCTTTTAATGATGGCGTCTATTTATTTGACGTTAAGGCTTTTCCGTCTGGTGAGAAAACTGTCGGTCAATCTCTCGGTATTGGACGCTTTCAATTTTATGGGCCTATGGGTACAGAGAATTAA
- a CDS encoding LLM class flavin-dependent oxidoreductase, whose translation MSEPRYGIWIPVYGNCGVMNHPLEPRDASYSRAKDLIQLAERCGFTTTLIAEHIINPRNQQLDQLETWTAAAALAEATNSIEIIAAVKPLLFHPAILAKMALGIDAISGGRFAINLVSAWFKPEMEKSGISFLPHDERYRYSDEWIRVVKALWSGERVNFQGDYFQISDLNFNPPPVANPHPRVYVGGESEPAQALAAKEADVFFLNGRPIEVIRETIAQVAKQPRDRSKPLGFAMSAFVIARPTDEEAQEEYHNLRAMVVAQDDRSELLKGVDSEVVMFKNLAKYPGVGSNGGTAAGLVGSYDTVASRIAEFNRVGIGTFMLQFQPFATEMRHFSEEVMPRVRRRNPPEASLELLAAKG comes from the coding sequence ATGTCTGAGCCACGCTACGGGATTTGGATTCCCGTTTACGGCAACTGCGGCGTAATGAACCATCCTCTTGAACCTCGTGATGCCAGTTATTCACGAGCTAAGGATCTTATCCAGTTGGCTGAACGGTGCGGGTTTACTACAACTTTGATCGCAGAACACATCATTAATCCCAGAAATCAACAACTAGATCAGCTGGAAACTTGGACAGCAGCAGCAGCCCTTGCCGAAGCCACAAATTCTATCGAAATTATTGCCGCTGTGAAGCCTTTACTTTTTCATCCAGCAATCTTAGCGAAGATGGCATTAGGCATTGATGCGATAAGTGGTGGGCGTTTTGCAATCAATTTAGTAAGTGCTTGGTTTAAGCCAGAAATGGAAAAATCAGGCATATCTTTTCTTCCCCACGATGAGCGTTACCGCTATTCCGATGAGTGGATCAGAGTAGTCAAGGCGCTGTGGAGTGGAGAAAGAGTTAATTTTCAAGGAGATTATTTTCAGATCAGTGACCTCAACTTCAATCCTCCTCCCGTAGCTAATCCTCATCCACGGGTGTATGTGGGAGGTGAGTCAGAACCAGCGCAGGCATTAGCGGCAAAAGAGGCAGATGTATTTTTTCTCAATGGTCGTCCTATAGAAGTGATCCGAGAAACCATTGCTCAAGTTGCAAAACAGCCGCGCGATCGCTCCAAACCACTGGGCTTTGCGATGTCCGCATTTGTGATTGCTCGGCCCACAGATGAAGAAGCCCAAGAAGAATATCACAACTTGCGGGCAATGGTAGTAGCACAAGACGATCGCTCAGAACTGCTCAAAGGAGTTGATTCGGAAGTTGTGATGTTTAAGAACTTGGCCAAGTACCCAGGCGTAGGAAGTAACGGTGGCACGGCTGCTGGCTTAGTTGGTAGCTATGACACCGTGGCTAGTCGCATTGCCGAATTTAACAGAGTGGGAATTGGCACATTTATGCTGCAATTTCAGCCGTTCGCGACTGAGATGAGGCATTTTTCCGAGGAGGTAATGCCACGAGTGCGTAGGCGTAACCCGCCGGAGGCATCGCTAGAACTGTTGGCAGCAAAAGGATAG